The Mixophyes fleayi isolate aMixFle1 chromosome 1, aMixFle1.hap1, whole genome shotgun sequence genome includes a region encoding these proteins:
- the CXXC4 gene encoding CXXC-type zinc finger protein 4 isoform X1, which produces MSNMNTNVCVENGQNPEASVLQKDNLVEGALNSLMDYNSEMERYRSFATFYKTNGGFPQAAKIARITTPIFPSARIGMSPWNCDNAMLWGRKSAAINPNRTSMHRNDSQRLGKPGGAPESLQMANNNFLSTLSPEHCRPLAGECMNKLKCGAAEAEIMNLPERVGTFSAIPALGGISLPPGVIVMTALHSPAAASAAVTDSAFQIANLADCPQNNSTGAGGNPAKKKRKRCGVCVPCKRLINCGVCSSCRNRKTGHQICKFRKCEELKKKPGNSLEVRGDDSFFPCLPSSLLPPVPPPLQCFLSGFKTHYPFSDASFRL; this is translated from the coding sequence ATGTCCAATATGAACACTAATGTCTGTGTGGAGAATGGACAGAaccctgaggcttctgtgctccAGAAGGATAACCTGGTCGAGGGGGCTCTAAACAGCCTCATGGATTACAATTCGGAAATGGAGAGGTATAGGTCCTTTGCAACCTTTTACAAAACCAATGGTGGATTCCCCCAGGCTGCTAAGATTGCCAGGATCACAACTCCTATTTTCCCCAGTGCCCGGATCGGTATGTCTCCATGGAACTGTGATAATGCAATGCTTTGGGGAAGGAAATCAGCCGCTATCAACCCTAATAGGACCAGCATGCACAGAAACGACTCCCAAAGGCTGGGGAAGCCTGGCGGAGCGCCAGAGTCGTTGCAAATGGCAAATAATAATTTCCTTTCCACCTTATCCCCTGAACACTGCAGACCTTTGGCAGGGGAATGCATGAACAAGCTCAAATGCGGCGCCGCTGAAGCAGAGATAATGAATCTCCCTGAACGCGTTGGAACTTTTTCCGCTATTCCGGCTCTAGGGGGCATCTCATTACCTCCAGGGGTCATCGTCATGACAGCCCTTCACTCCCCCGCAGCAGCCTCGGCAGCCGTCACAGACAGTGCGTTTCAAATTGCCAATCTGGCAGACTGCCCGCAGAATAATTCTACGGGAGCAGGCGGGAACCCTGCCAAGAAGAAGAGGAAAAGGTGTGGGGTCTGTGTGCCCTGCAAGAGGCTCATCAACTGTGGAGTCTGCAGCAGTTGCAGGAACCGGAAAACAGGACACCAGATCTGCAAATTTAGGAAATGTGAAGAGCTTAAGAAAAAACCTGGCAATTCACTAGAGGTCAGAGGAGATGATTCTTTCTTTCCCTGCCTTCCCAGCTCCCTGCTCCCCCCTGTCCCTCCACCCCTTCAGTGCTTCTTGTCTGGCTTCAAGACGCACTACCCCTTTTCTGATGCCTCCTTCAGGTTGTGA
- the CXXC4 gene encoding CXXC-type zinc finger protein 4 isoform X2, giving the protein MSNMNTNVCVENGQNPEASVLQKDNLVEGALNSLMDYNSEMERYRSFATFYKTNGGFPQAAKIARITTPIFPSARIGMSPWNCDNAMLWGRKSAAINPNRTSMHRNDSQRLGKPGGAPESLQMANNNFLSTLSPEHCRPLAGECMNKLKCGAAEAEIMNLPERVGTFSAIPALGGISLPPGVIVMTALHSPAAASAAVTDSAFQIANLADCPQNNSTGAGGNPAKKKRKRCGVCVPCKRLINCGVCSSCRNRKTGHQICKFRKCEELKKKPGNSLERTPVPSAEAFRWFF; this is encoded by the coding sequence ATGTCCAATATGAACACTAATGTCTGTGTGGAGAATGGACAGAaccctgaggcttctgtgctccAGAAGGATAACCTGGTCGAGGGGGCTCTAAACAGCCTCATGGATTACAATTCGGAAATGGAGAGGTATAGGTCCTTTGCAACCTTTTACAAAACCAATGGTGGATTCCCCCAGGCTGCTAAGATTGCCAGGATCACAACTCCTATTTTCCCCAGTGCCCGGATCGGTATGTCTCCATGGAACTGTGATAATGCAATGCTTTGGGGAAGGAAATCAGCCGCTATCAACCCTAATAGGACCAGCATGCACAGAAACGACTCCCAAAGGCTGGGGAAGCCTGGCGGAGCGCCAGAGTCGTTGCAAATGGCAAATAATAATTTCCTTTCCACCTTATCCCCTGAACACTGCAGACCTTTGGCAGGGGAATGCATGAACAAGCTCAAATGCGGCGCCGCTGAAGCAGAGATAATGAATCTCCCTGAACGCGTTGGAACTTTTTCCGCTATTCCGGCTCTAGGGGGCATCTCATTACCTCCAGGGGTCATCGTCATGACAGCCCTTCACTCCCCCGCAGCAGCCTCGGCAGCCGTCACAGACAGTGCGTTTCAAATTGCCAATCTGGCAGACTGCCCGCAGAATAATTCTACGGGAGCAGGCGGGAACCCTGCCAAGAAGAAGAGGAAAAGGTGTGGGGTCTGTGTGCCCTGCAAGAGGCTCATCAACTGTGGAGTCTGCAGCAGTTGCAGGAACCGGAAAACAGGACACCAGATCTGCAAATTTAGGAAATGTGAAGAGCTTAAGAAAAAACCTGGCAATTCACTAGAG